The Anas acuta chromosome 2, bAnaAcu1.1, whole genome shotgun sequence genome contains a region encoding:
- the LOC137851799 gene encoding neuropeptides B/W receptor type 1-like: MAAEGRTLVVGCSGRDKLENNQDPCLSPLFQVLFATSEPGISAAAMENSSLPELNSSCAPGPTDCTGRGDEGLNMPPPLLSSSFYITVPVIYSIICAVGLTGNTAVIYVILKAPKMKTVTNIFILNLAIADELFTLVLPINIADYLLLQWPFGEFMCKLIISIDQYNIFSSIYFLTIMSIDRYLVVVATTKSRKMSYRTYRAAKIVSLCVWSFVTVIILPFTVFAKIHKEQGRSQCVFVFPHPESMWWKGSRIYTLILGFAIPVSTICILYTIMLCRLRRVHLHSNAKALDKAKKKVTLMVAVILAVCLFCWTPYHLSTVVALTTDIPQTPLIIGISYFITSLSYANSCFNPFLYAFLDDSFRRSFRKLMDCRTTS; encoded by the coding sequence ATGGCAGCTGAAGGGAGGACACTGGTGGTTGGATGCTCCGGAAGAGACAAGCTTGAGAATAACCAGGATCCATGCCTTTCCCCCCTCTTCCAAGTCCTCTTTGCCACCAGTGAGCCTGGCATCTCTGCTGCGGCTATGGAAAACTCCTCACTTCCAGAGCTCAATTCCTCCTGTGCTCCTGGGCCCACAGACTGCACAGGGAGAGGGGATGAGGGGCTGAATATGCCCCCTCCCCTGCTGAGCTCCAGCTTCTACATCACGGTGCCTGTCATCTACTCCATCatctgtgctgtggggctgacAGGTAACACAGCTGTCATCTATGTAATCCTCAAAGCCCCTAAGATGAAGACAGTCACCAACATCTTCATCCTCAACTTAGCCATTGCTGACGAGCTCTTTACCTTGGTGCTGCCCATCAACATTGCTGACTACTTGCTCCTGCAGTGGCCCTTTGGAGAGTTCATGTGCAAGCTCATCATCTCGATAGACCAGTACAACATCTTCTCCAGCATCTACTTCCTCACTATCATGAGCATTGACCGCTACCTTGTTGTGGTGGCCACTACCAAGTCCAGGAAGATGTCTTACCGCACTTACCGAGCAGCCAAGATCGTGAGCCTCTGCGTCTGGTCCTTCGTCACAGTTATCATCCTGCCCTTCACTGTCTTCGCTAAGATACACAAGGAGCAGGGGCGCTCCCAGTGTGTCTTTGTGTTCCCCCACCCTGAGAGCATGTGGTGGAAAGGCAGTCGGATCTACACCCTTATCTTAGGCTTTGCTATCCCGGTATCCACCATCTGCATCCTCTACACCATCATGTTGTGCAGATTGAGACGAGTGCATCTCCACAGCAATGCCAAAGCCCTGGACAAAGCCAAAAAGAAAGTGACGCTGATGGTGGCTGTCATCCTGGCTGTGTGCCTGTTCTGCTGGACACCCTACCACCTTAGCACGGTGGTGGCCCTCACCACAGACATCCCACAAACTCCTCTGATCATCGGGATTTCCTACTTCATCACTAGCTTGAGTTATGCCAACAGCTGCTTTAACCCTTTCCTGTATGCCTTTCTAGATGACAGTTTCCGGAGGAGCTTTCGCAAACTGATGGACTGCAGAACCACCTCATAG